One Niabella beijingensis DNA window includes the following coding sequences:
- the hisF gene encoding imidazole glycerol phosphate synthase subunit HisF produces the protein MMLAKRIIPCLDIKDGRTVKGTNFIQLRDAGDPVELAMRYCTEGADELVFLDITATVDKRKTLSELVRKIATHINIPFTVGGGINTVEDVSVLMENGADKISVNTSAVRNPQLVSDLARNFGSQCVVVAIDIKLFDGVWKVVTHGGRNATDLIATEWAKTVTGLGAGEILLTSMENDGTKNGFAIDITREISQALPIPVIASGGAGTMPHFKEVFEEGAADAALAASIFHFREIGIGTLKNYLRENDIPVRL, from the coding sequence ATCATGCTCGCAAAAAGAATCATACCCTGCCTCGACATAAAAGACGGACGTACGGTAAAAGGCACCAACTTCATACAGTTAAGAGATGCCGGAGATCCCGTGGAACTGGCCATGCGTTATTGTACGGAAGGAGCCGATGAACTGGTGTTTCTCGACATTACGGCAACCGTTGATAAACGAAAGACCTTATCAGAACTGGTGCGTAAAATTGCCACACACATCAATATTCCCTTCACCGTTGGTGGCGGTATCAATACCGTGGAAGACGTATCTGTTCTCATGGAAAATGGTGCCGATAAGATTTCCGTTAATACATCAGCGGTAAGGAACCCGCAGCTCGTAAGCGACCTCGCCCGGAACTTCGGCAGTCAGTGTGTGGTGGTGGCTATCGATATAAAATTATTTGATGGCGTCTGGAAAGTGGTCACCCACGGCGGAAGAAATGCGACGGATCTGATCGCCACAGAATGGGCCAAAACGGTAACCGGCCTCGGCGCGGGTGAGATCCTCCTCACCTCGATGGAAAACGATGGCACAAAGAACGGATTTGCGATCGATATTACCCGGGAGATCAGCCAGGCCCTGCCGATACCCGTTATTGCTTCCGGAGGAGCCGGTACCATGCCGCATTTTAAGGAGGTATTTGAAGAAGGCGCTGCAGACGCCGCACTGGCCGCCAGTATTTTTCATTTCCGCGAGATCGGGATCGGTACACTAAAAAATTATTTACGGGAAAACGACATCCCCGTCCGGCTGTAA
- a CDS encoding DUF4294 domain-containing protein — protein MPFAFEITALAQTTDTVRIPPMPSMQEIMKDWGPRDSTKIAAIWYGTDYNSFKMMPYAEEENIWISKLPPAQLEKVKKEWSRLRNAVYVCYPYARIAGATINQISQQLQEVKDKKARKAIIKSREKELKKQFSDPLSNLSVYQGKVLMKLIYRQTGDDCYEIIKEYKGGVNARVYQTVAFFYGSNLKQDYDIRNDQFDRQIEDFVQEINATWYNNPYR, from the coding sequence ATGCCATTTGCTTTTGAGATCACTGCACTTGCGCAGACAACAGATACGGTACGCATTCCCCCGATGCCTTCCATGCAGGAGATCATGAAGGACTGGGGGCCGCGGGATTCTACAAAGATCGCTGCGATCTGGTACGGCACGGATTACAATTCATTTAAGATGATGCCCTATGCCGAAGAGGAGAATATCTGGATCTCGAAGCTCCCGCCTGCACAACTGGAAAAGGTAAAAAAAGAATGGAGCCGGCTGCGGAACGCCGTCTATGTATGTTACCCTTACGCCAGGATCGCCGGTGCTACCATCAACCAGATCAGCCAGCAGCTACAGGAAGTTAAAGATAAAAAAGCCCGTAAAGCCATTATCAAATCCCGCGAAAAGGAGTTAAAAAAACAGTTTTCCGACCCCCTTTCCAACCTCTCCGTATACCAGGGCAAAGTGTTGATGAAACTGATCTACCGCCAGACCGGCGATGATTGCTATGAGATCATCAAAGAGTATAAAGGTGGAGTGAACGCACGTGTGTACCAGACAGTTGCCTTTTTTTATGGCAGTAACCTGAAACAGGACTATGATATCCGGAATGATCAGTTCGACCGCCAGATCGAGGATTTTGTACAGGAGATCAATGCCACCTGGTATAATAATCCTTACCGTTAA
- a CDS encoding YgiT-type zinc finger protein, whose product MQYPLVIKTQLEIGCFYGVDIADKIRHTYIRGGQLFTIALVPAQPCNRCGTSLFSDQVPCILGDGIEGVVVQIASFHHGDVFIQQGDHLAGHPCLGLSAQSQEKDVMLAQQGTLCFRYNRVFIANDAGKGAFACF is encoded by the coding sequence ATGCAGTACCCGCTCGTCATCAAAACTCAGCTTGAGATTGGCTGCTTTTATGGGGTCGATATCGCCGATAAGATCCGCCACACTTACATCCGGGGTGGCCAGCTTTTCACCATAGCGCTGGTCCCTGCCCAGCCATGCAATAGGTGTGGCACCTCCTTGTTCAGCGATCAGGTCCCGTGCATACTTGGAGATGGGATTGAGGGGGTCGTCGTTCAGATCGCTTCCTTCCACCACGGGGATGTATTCATCCAGCAGGGAGATCATCTGGCGGGCCATCCGTGTCTTGGCCTGTCCGCGCAATCCCAGGAAAAGGATGTTATGCTTGCTCAGCAGGGCACGCTCTGTTTCAGGTATAACCGAGTCTTCATAGCCAACGATGCCGGGAAAGGAGCGTTCGCCTGTTTTTAG
- a CDS encoding acyl-CoA thioesterase, which yields MERFIKELQIRWSDLDQNGHLRHSVYYDWGAYCRILFLSGQGLTATRMMELQVGPVLFREEAVFKKEIRLEDAVFIDLELTASRRDFSRWAVQHRIYKGDQVLAAVLHLEGAWMDTNKRKLTAPPPEVADAYAAMPLAADFRWQEPS from the coding sequence ATGGAACGATTTATCAAAGAATTACAGATCCGCTGGTCGGACCTGGATCAGAATGGTCATTTAAGGCACAGTGTTTATTATGATTGGGGTGCTTATTGCCGGATCCTTTTTCTTTCCGGGCAGGGGTTAACGGCCACGCGTATGATGGAATTGCAGGTCGGTCCTGTACTCTTCAGGGAAGAAGCCGTTTTTAAAAAGGAGATCCGCCTTGAAGATGCCGTTTTTATTGATCTGGAACTAACAGCCTCCCGGCGTGATTTCAGCCGCTGGGCCGTACAGCACCGCATCTACAAGGGAGACCAGGTACTGGCTGCTGTGCTCCACCTGGAAGGCGCCTGGATGGATACGAATAAACGCAAGCTGACAGCTCCTCCGCCCGAAGTGGCAGATGCCTACGCCGCGATGCCCCTTGCTGCTGATTTCAGGTGGCAGGAACCGTCCTGA
- the hisH gene encoding imidazole glycerol phosphate synthase subunit HisH, with protein sequence MDTVIIKYNAGNIQSVLFALERIGVAATVTDDPEAIRSADKLIFPGVGEASTAMSYLKERKLDQLIREARQPLLGICLGMQLLCAHSEENDTPCLGIFDVAVKKFISSDLKIPQMGWNRISTIENPLFKNIPEDAWCYFVHSYYAVVNPATIATTRYATDFSSAIHRDNFYGVQFHPEKSAEAGEQILKNFLAV encoded by the coding sequence ATGGACACTGTTATCATAAAATACAACGCCGGTAATATTCAATCGGTATTATTTGCGCTTGAGCGGATTGGTGTGGCGGCAACCGTTACCGACGATCCGGAAGCCATCCGTTCGGCGGATAAGCTCATCTTCCCCGGGGTAGGCGAAGCCAGCACCGCGATGAGCTATCTGAAGGAACGGAAACTGGACCAGCTGATCCGGGAAGCCCGTCAGCCGTTGCTGGGGATTTGTCTGGGGATGCAGTTGCTGTGTGCGCATAGTGAAGAGAACGATACTCCCTGCCTGGGGATCTTCGATGTGGCAGTGAAAAAATTCATCAGTTCCGATCTGAAGATCCCGCAGATGGGCTGGAACCGCATCAGCACAATAGAAAATCCGTTATTTAAAAATATTCCGGAGGATGCATGGTGCTATTTTGTACATAGCTATTATGCCGTGGTAAACCCTGCCACCATTGCTACTACGCGTTATGCTACTGATTTTAGCAGTGCCATTCACCGGGATAATTTTTATGGGGTGCAGTTCCACCCGGAAAAAAGCGCGGAGGCAGGAGAACAAATTTTAAAAAATTTTTTAGCAGTATAA
- a CDS encoding DUF2723 domain-containing protein, protein MNFRKVNNLTGWVVFAIATLTYSLTREARGSLWDCGEFVATAYKLQMAHPPGAPMFSLLGRLFILFFGDKPQTAANAVNFMSALVSAATILFLFWTITHFARKMFVRSGEALTGQQIFTVMAAGAVGALAYTFTDSFWYSAVEGEVYALSSFFTGLVFWAMLKWEHADELAGTDENARARSDRWIVFLFFMMGLSIGVHLLNLLTIPAIVMIYYYRRYTPSVKGAIGAFLIGCIITGIIQVAIIQYSMKAAGLFDIMFVNSFGMPFFSGFTVYFLLIALLVIVGLRFKTGVSKTVIIVWTTAFFLLAFLPFAFGSTLAALKIILLLIVGAVLGYFIRPTALKIIKLFLWCFAFMMLGYFMYFTNIIRSSANPAIDMNNVDNPINLVYYLSREQYGTQPLFYGAHYAAQVPEDINQEDPYVLGEETYVKGSDKYIPIGRKREYNYNGNVKQLFVRVWDSSNDQQHADFYADWLGLAKPDPNTGQGSYGAPSYADNINWFMSYQTSFMYLRYFMWNFSGKQNDLQGYGNKRDGNWISGISLMDNARLGDQNQMPESIKHNKAHNVFFMLPFVLGIIGFVYQFLKNRKDWVVTFLLFFFTGMAIVLYLNQPGNQPRERDYAYVGSFYAFAVWIGLSVVALLRSALEKEDKEAFQKLLVYGASGTFLITALSTIVNTTFSGIIIAGLTAAVIYAAVLYIVTFAARALSSGGSNIRPANILVTLLCLAVPGLMAQQEWNDHDRSEKTMAPDLAKDYLESCAPNAILFTFGDNDTYPLWYAQEVENVRPDIRIINTSLLGIDWYINQLRYKINDADSVDVILSPEQIEGHNREYLRFAAPQPGQNIDVNNFYPLYDVIKTFIGARAEDPDTKRDVGSTNLPFRKFFVPVNKDLVRKNGTANPADSVMDQIAIEIPPSRGGIQRNDLMILSIIASNQWNRPIYFTAPYGELGFGQYLRKDGLTYRLVPFNVKTPQANWVVDQAYRQMRAGGTSIRDNNQDVMAKNLLTKFEFGGANKKGVYFDEVNRQYLLNIRSIFAEAAGNLADAGKKEEAVKLLDKAEAGILPENLPYAMTSRYNQHNQTGLMYAEAYYKAGKLDMARKVIAAVKKDVADQRKYYNYLKTDKPEYYQGMANIEEPLNEITEAAAEAIEAHYDPLKKGEKSPVQELPAGDAAKAADSSGKNPDTSKK, encoded by the coding sequence ATGAATTTCAGAAAAGTAAACAACCTTACCGGATGGGTGGTTTTTGCCATTGCTACCCTTACTTATTCACTGACCAGGGAAGCCCGCGGCTCGCTTTGGGATTGTGGTGAATTTGTTGCTACGGCCTATAAATTACAGATGGCCCACCCTCCCGGCGCTCCGATGTTCAGCCTCCTGGGCCGGTTGTTTATCTTATTCTTTGGTGATAAACCACAAACAGCAGCCAATGCGGTGAACTTTATGAGCGCACTGGTAAGTGCCGCCACTATTTTGTTCCTGTTCTGGACCATCACCCATTTTGCACGGAAGATGTTTGTAAGATCCGGAGAAGCACTGACAGGTCAGCAGATCTTTACCGTTATGGCCGCGGGAGCCGTTGGTGCCTTAGCCTATACCTTTACCGATTCTTTCTGGTACAGCGCCGTGGAAGGTGAAGTGTATGCCCTCTCGTCTTTTTTCACCGGTCTTGTTTTCTGGGCAATGCTGAAATGGGAACATGCCGATGAGCTGGCAGGAACTGATGAAAACGCAAGGGCACGCAGCGACCGGTGGATCGTTTTCCTGTTCTTTATGATGGGACTGTCGATCGGTGTGCACCTGCTCAACCTCCTTACCATACCAGCAATTGTAATGATCTATTATTACCGGCGGTATACCCCTTCTGTAAAAGGAGCCATCGGGGCATTCCTCATCGGTTGTATCATTACGGGTATCATACAGGTGGCCATCATCCAGTACAGTATGAAAGCGGCCGGGTTGTTTGATATTATGTTTGTGAACAGCTTTGGAATGCCTTTCTTCTCCGGGTTTACCGTCTACTTCTTGCTGATCGCCCTGCTGGTAATTGTTGGTCTGCGTTTCAAAACAGGAGTATCCAAAACGGTGATCATCGTCTGGACTACCGCCTTCTTCCTGCTGGCATTTTTACCCTTTGCCTTTGGCAGTACGCTGGCTGCACTGAAGATCATCCTGCTGCTTATCGTAGGCGCTGTGCTCGGATATTTCATCCGGCCTACGGCACTGAAGATTATTAAACTGTTCCTCTGGTGTTTTGCCTTTATGATGCTGGGATACTTCATGTATTTTACCAACATTATCCGCAGCAGTGCCAACCCGGCCATCGATATGAACAATGTCGACAATCCGATCAACCTTGTTTATTACCTCAGCCGTGAGCAATACGGTACCCAGCCCCTGTTTTACGGGGCGCACTATGCAGCCCAGGTTCCGGAAGATATCAACCAGGAAGACCCCTATGTTCTGGGCGAAGAAACCTATGTAAAAGGCAGCGACAAATACATCCCTATCGGACGTAAAAGAGAGTACAATTACAATGGAAATGTGAAGCAGCTCTTTGTGCGGGTATGGGATTCGAGCAACGATCAGCAACATGCTGATTTTTATGCCGACTGGCTGGGACTTGCCAAACCGGATCCCAACACCGGCCAGGGTTCCTATGGGGCACCCAGTTACGCAGACAACATCAACTGGTTTATGAGTTACCAGACCAGCTTTATGTACCTGCGCTATTTTATGTGGAACTTTTCCGGTAAACAAAATGACCTGCAGGGTTATGGCAATAAAAGGGACGGAAACTGGATCTCCGGTATTTCTTTAATGGATAATGCCCGTCTCGGTGATCAGAACCAGATGCCGGAAAGCATTAAACACAACAAGGCACACAACGTCTTCTTTATGCTGCCTTTTGTTTTGGGGATCATCGGTTTTGTATACCAGTTCCTGAAAAACCGGAAAGACTGGGTGGTGACCTTCCTCCTGTTCTTCTTTACGGGTATGGCCATTGTGCTGTACCTCAATCAGCCGGGTAATCAGCCGCGTGAACGGGATTACGCCTATGTGGGCTCCTTTTACGCCTTTGCCGTCTGGATCGGTCTTTCGGTGGTGGCATTGCTGCGATCCGCACTGGAAAAAGAAGATAAAGAGGCGTTTCAGAAGCTGCTTGTTTATGGTGCTTCCGGAACCTTCCTGATTACCGCGCTGAGTACGATTGTTAATACCACCTTTAGCGGTATCATTATCGCCGGTCTTACGGCAGCAGTGATCTATGCTGCGGTATTGTATATCGTCACCTTTGCGGCAAGGGCCCTCTCTTCCGGGGGTTCCAATATCCGGCCGGCCAATATCCTTGTAACCCTGCTTTGCCTCGCCGTTCCGGGCCTTATGGCACAGCAGGAATGGAACGACCACGACAGAAGCGAAAAGACCATGGCTCCGGACCTTGCAAAGGATTACCTGGAAAGTTGTGCGCCCAATGCGATCTTATTCACCTTTGGTGATAATGACACGTATCCCCTCTGGTATGCGCAGGAGGTGGAAAACGTACGGCCGGATATACGGATCATCAATACCAGCCTGCTGGGCATCGACTGGTACATCAACCAGCTCCGGTATAAAATAAATGATGCCGATTCTGTAGATGTGATCCTGAGCCCGGAGCAGATAGAAGGACACAACCGGGAATACCTCCGGTTTGCTGCGCCCCAGCCCGGCCAGAACATCGACGTCAATAACTTTTATCCTTTATACGATGTGATCAAAACCTTTATCGGCGCCCGTGCAGAAGACCCGGACACGAAACGGGATGTTGGTTCTACCAACCTGCCGTTCCGTAAATTCTTCGTACCGGTAAACAAGGACCTGGTCCGCAAAAACGGAACCGCCAACCCGGCCGACAGTGTAATGGATCAGATCGCTATCGAGATCCCTCCTTCGAGAGGCGGTATCCAGCGCAATGACCTGATGATCCTCAGCATCATTGCCTCCAACCAATGGAACCGCCCGATCTATTTTACTGCCCCCTACGGAGAGCTGGGTTTTGGACAGTACCTGAGAAAAGACGGACTGACCTATCGTCTCGTGCCTTTTAATGTAAAAACGCCACAGGCGAACTGGGTAGTAGACCAGGCCTACCGCCAGATGCGGGCAGGTGGTACCTCCATCCGCGACAACAACCAGGATGTGATGGCAAAGAACCTCCTGACCAAATTTGAGTTCGGCGGAGCCAATAAGAAAGGAGTCTATTTTGATGAAGTAAACCGGCAATACCTCCTCAATATCCGCAGCATCTTTGCAGAGGCCGCCGGTAACCTGGCAGACGCCGGCAAAAAAGAGGAAGCTGTTAAATTACTGGATAAGGCGGAGGCGGGCATCCTGCCGGAAAACCTGCCCTATGCCATGACCAGCCGCTACAATCAGCACAACCAGACCGGGTTGATGTACGCAGAAGCTTATTACAAAGCCGGGAAACTGGATATGGCGCGCAAAGTGATCGCCGCTGTCAAAAAAGATGTTGCCGATCAGCGGAAATATTACAATTACCTCAAAACAGACAAACCTGAATATTACCAGGGAATGGCGAATATTGAAGAACCGCTCAATGAGATCACAGAAGCGGCTGCAGAAGCAATTGAGGCCCATTACGATCCTTTGAAGAAAGGAGAAAAAAGCCCTGTTCAGGAACTGCCGGCCGGCGATGCGGCCAAAGCCGCCGACAGCAGCGGAAAAAATCCGGACACATCAAAAAAATAA
- a CDS encoding vWA domain-containing protein, whose product MQLLTYTSGDAAEALQWLNELDKEYQLGNDDYGMGDFIEDLKQKGYITEDHQKGEIKITPKTEQGIRKKSLEEIFGKLKKAGTGDHKTFKPGQGDELNPETRPFRFGDLLEQIDFTASIRNAQINHGIDAFHIREDDLSIRETDFKTQTSTVLMIDISHSMILYGEDRITPAKKVAMALSELITTRYPKDTLDIVVFGNDAWPVEIKDLPYLQVGPYHTNTVAGLELAMDLLRRRKNPNKQIFMITDGKPTCLKVGKRYYKNSFGLDRKVVNRCMNLAAACKKLKIPITTFMIATDPYLQRFVQEFTEMNHGKAYFASLDNLGSFIFKDFESGRSKTVF is encoded by the coding sequence ATGCAGTTACTTACTTATACCAGTGGGGATGCCGCAGAGGCGCTTCAGTGGCTGAATGAACTTGATAAAGAGTACCAGCTGGGTAACGATGACTACGGAATGGGCGATTTTATCGAAGACCTGAAACAAAAGGGATATATAACAGAAGACCATCAAAAAGGTGAAATAAAGATCACTCCGAAAACAGAACAGGGCATCCGGAAAAAGAGCCTGGAAGAGATCTTCGGAAAGTTGAAAAAAGCCGGGACAGGCGATCACAAAACATTCAAGCCGGGACAGGGTGATGAGCTCAATCCCGAAACCCGGCCCTTCCGTTTCGGGGATCTCCTGGAGCAGATCGATTTTACAGCGTCCATCCGTAATGCACAGATCAATCACGGCATCGATGCCTTTCACATCCGGGAAGATGACCTGAGCATCCGTGAAACCGATTTCAAAACACAGACCTCCACCGTGTTGATGATCGATATCTCCCATTCCATGATCCTTTATGGGGAAGACCGGATCACACCTGCAAAAAAAGTAGCGATGGCGCTGAGTGAACTGATCACGACCCGCTATCCGAAAGACACGCTGGATATTGTTGTGTTTGGCAACGACGCCTGGCCGGTAGAAATAAAGGACCTCCCCTATTTACAGGTGGGCCCTTATCATACCAATACCGTAGCAGGACTGGAACTGGCCATGGACCTGCTGCGCAGAAGAAAAAACCCCAACAAGCAAATCTTTATGATCACGGATGGCAAGCCTACCTGTCTGAAGGTGGGGAAACGGTATTATAAAAACAGTTTTGGGTTAGACCGGAAAGTGGTCAACCGCTGTATGAACCTGGCCGCCGCTTGTAAAAAATTAAAGATCCCGATCACCACTTTTATGATCGCAACAGACCCCTACCTGCAACGCTTTGTTCAGGAATTTACAGAGATGAATCACGGCAAAGCATATTTTGCCTCCCTCGATAATCTCGGGAGCTTTATCTTTAAAGATTTTGAAAGCGGCAGGTCCAAGACCGTATTCTGA
- the hisA gene encoding 1-(5-phosphoribosyl)-5-[(5-phosphoribosylamino)methylideneamino]imidazole-4-carboxamide isomerase: MEIIPAIDIIEGKAVRLSKGDYNQKKVYNEHPLEVAAQFEDAGLKRLHLVDLDGAKAGAVRNWKVLETIAGKTKLTIDFSGGISSEKDVRITFDSGAAYAAIGSMAVKKPVVFQDWLTAFGVERFILGADVLDEKIMIKGWTEATDINILNFLKHYRTKGIQQFFCTDISRDGLLQGSSNDLYKKILDEVNDLKLIASGGVSSVQDLETLQAIGCHGAIVGKAIYENRISLKELAQFSD; the protein is encoded by the coding sequence ATGGAAATCATACCCGCAATAGACATCATTGAAGGAAAGGCCGTACGATTAAGTAAAGGCGATTACAACCAGAAAAAAGTGTACAATGAACACCCGCTGGAAGTGGCGGCGCAGTTTGAAGATGCCGGTCTCAAACGCCTTCACCTGGTAGACCTCGACGGCGCAAAAGCAGGCGCTGTGCGAAACTGGAAGGTACTGGAGACCATTGCCGGAAAGACAAAGCTCACCATCGATTTCAGCGGAGGCATCTCCAGCGAAAAGGATGTCCGGATCACTTTTGACTCCGGGGCAGCTTATGCGGCCATCGGCAGCATGGCCGTTAAGAAGCCGGTGGTATTCCAGGATTGGCTGACCGCCTTTGGTGTGGAGCGGTTCATACTGGGCGCAGATGTACTGGATGAAAAAATAATGATCAAAGGCTGGACGGAAGCCACCGATATCAACATCCTGAATTTCCTGAAACATTACCGGACAAAAGGTATTCAGCAATTCTTCTGTACCGATATCAGCAGGGACGGTCTTCTGCAGGGCAGCTCCAATGATCTTTATAAAAAAATACTGGATGAAGTAAATGACCTGAAACTGATCGCCAGTGGTGGTGTCAGCAGCGTACAGGACCTGGAAACCTTACAGGCCATCGGCTGCCATGGAGCTATTGTAGGAAAGGCGATTTATGAAAACAGGATCAGCTTAAAGGAACTGGCGCAATTCAGTGATTAA
- a CDS encoding FKBP-type peptidyl-prolyl cis-trans isomerase, whose protein sequence is MMKYILTIGILGVGSMSLFGQAKAKPKPLPAKKPVTTATTTTAPVLKTLADSASYAIGVNVAQSMKKDLGDLNTAILMDAMKQTFDGKKPLMPEDTLMRVMMSYSEKAKEAQSQEVIKKGTDFLEKNKTQQGVTTTASGLQYLVLKEGTGEKPAANDTAICHYKGALLDGTEFDNSYDRGEPLTIPVSAVIKGWTEGLQLMSKGSKYKFFIPYELGYGLRGAPPTIPGGSVLVFEVELLDVKKGS, encoded by the coding sequence ATGATGAAGTACATTCTTACAATCGGCATTCTGGGTGTGGGCAGCATGTCTCTTTTTGGCCAGGCAAAAGCAAAGCCCAAGCCCCTTCCCGCAAAAAAGCCGGTAACCACTGCAACCACTACCACTGCCCCCGTTTTAAAAACGCTGGCCGACTCTGCCAGCTATGCCATTGGTGTAAATGTGGCACAGTCCATGAAAAAAGACCTGGGCGACCTGAACACGGCCATTCTTATGGATGCCATGAAACAGACCTTTGACGGAAAAAAACCGCTGATGCCGGAAGATACGCTGATGCGTGTAATGATGTCCTATTCAGAAAAAGCCAAAGAAGCGCAATCGCAGGAGGTAATAAAAAAAGGGACCGACTTCCTCGAAAAGAACAAGACCCAGCAGGGGGTTACAACAACGGCCAGCGGGTTACAATACCTTGTATTGAAAGAAGGCACGGGTGAAAAACCTGCCGCAAATGATACCGCTATCTGCCATTACAAAGGCGCGTTGCTTGACGGAACCGAGTTTGACAACTCCTACGACCGCGGCGAACCGCTTACCATACCTGTTTCAGCCGTTATCAAAGGATGGACCGAAGGCCTCCAGTTAATGAGCAAAGGCTCCAAATACAAATTTTTTATCCCTTACGAGCTGGGATATGGCCTGCGGGGCGCACCGCCTACCATCCCCGGCGGAAGTGTACTCGTTTTTGAAGTGGAACTGCTCGATGTAAAAAAAGGCAGCT
- the hisIE gene encoding bifunctional phosphoribosyl-AMP cyclohydrolase/phosphoribosyl-ATP diphosphatase HisIE, with the protein MTPDFSKYTDGLMPTIIQDASTKQVLMLGFMNAAALEKTRQEGKVTFYSRSKQRLWTKGETSANFLLVKEILVDCDADTLLIKADPQGPTCHTGTISCFGTANDVFSLQVLENIIRDRKNNPTEKSYTASLFAKGINKIAQKVGEEAVEIVIEAKDDNRELFLGEAADLMFHYLVLLQVKGYGLEDVLEVLEARHKK; encoded by the coding sequence ATGACCCCCGATTTTTCAAAATACACCGATGGGCTGATGCCAACGATCATCCAGGATGCTTCCACGAAGCAGGTATTAATGCTGGGATTTATGAACGCCGCAGCACTGGAAAAAACCCGGCAGGAAGGAAAGGTAACCTTCTATTCCCGCAGTAAGCAACGGCTGTGGACCAAAGGTGAAACCTCCGCCAACTTTCTCCTGGTAAAGGAGATCCTGGTAGATTGTGATGCAGACACCCTGCTTATCAAGGCCGATCCGCAGGGTCCTACCTGCCATACAGGCACCATCAGCTGTTTTGGTACGGCGAATGATGTTTTTTCGCTGCAGGTGCTGGAGAATATTATCCGGGACAGAAAAAACAACCCCACGGAAAAATCCTATACCGCATCACTTTTTGCAAAAGGCATCAATAAGATCGCACAAAAAGTAGGTGAAGAAGCCGTGGAGATCGTGATCGAGGCCAAGGATGATAACCGTGAATTGTTCCTGGGAGAAGCCGCCGATCTGATGTTCCACTACCTGGTATTATTACAGGTAAAGGGATACGGATTAGAGGATGTGCTGGAAGTACTGGAGGCAAGACATAAAAAATGA